The genomic DNA TTTGTGGAGTTGGGTCCATATCGGTTTCGAGAAAAACCAGATAAGGTAGATATTGTTTGGCATGAGCACAACAACACTGTATCATTTCGCAAATATGCTGCATTCTATTTCGATGAAGCGAATAGTAAAGGAAAACTCACTGATCGCGTAACCTCAGTCAATACAGTGGCGCATGTAAGTGCTTATTGAAATGTGCattcattaatattttggtgtaatattttcttttctgatTAACAGGGTGCCGCTTTACAAGCCATTAATGGTACAGGCTTTCAAAAGGGTATATTgagaaatgttttgaaaatgtaTAGAGAAGGTTTGTCAATTACAAAAACTGCCAATGAGTGGATATTTGCGGGTTACAGTGATCCATTAGTTACAATGGGTAGTATTATATCTAAATTTGCTGCTGATATTGTGGTGCCATTCGATCGAGTAGGCTGGTTGTATACGGTAAGTGTCGTCGGCGCACATTTAACTTAACGACGCTTGTAAATAAAGGAAATAAACGAAacttatgaaaacttttttattttttgtaaagcgCAACGACAGTTCAGTATATGACGGTCACTTCAATATACATACCGGCGCAGATGATCTTCGAAAAATGGGACAAATTTACGAATGGAATCACAAAACACAAACTGGCATTTATGAAGGTGAATGTGGTCGTGTTAGAGGCTCCATGGGAGAATTCTTCCCACCAAATCTTATACCGACAGACTCggtagaaatatttttgcagaACCTATGCCGCGCGGTGCCTTTGGATTACATTGAGACGGTGAAAATTCACGGAATCACCGCGTTTAAATATGCCGCTACCGAACGGGCGCTTGACAATGGTAAGTGGAGATTATTAGTAAACTAAAGCTCATATAATTGGAAGTTAAATATGTtactttcaactattttcaaatCAGTATATTGCACAATAAATTATTGGACTACTATCAGCAATAAGTATTTACTTAGTTGTTAAATGAAAAGCacttaccaaatttttttttacttaattttttcgattttcgactaattaataacattatatttaattataacgcATAAAAAATGAGAATAACCGTGTCTAATAAATAGTTTAGcacttatcaaaaataattatttcactaCTATGCTCTCAGCTGTTTTGATCAGTTATGCCGCGATCACATTGGGTAAATAAAAGCGATTAGTTTAGGGTTAGTTTACACATTCCTACAGTTagttgtaaaattataatgtaaatgtataaaaatttgaatctatgtattaatttaaagtaaataatttttttaggtaCACTCTATCCAGAAATGAAATGTTTTTGCGTAAATGGAAAATGTGAAAAAGCTGGCGTAATGAATTTGGGACCCTGCCAATACAACTCGCCTACATACACGTCATTTCCACACTTCTACAAAGCCGATCCTAGTTATTTAGAAGCCATCGAGGGGCTGTCACCGGATCCCTCAAAGCATGAGTTCTTCATGACGCTGGAACCGAATGGTGGTGTGCCCATGGACGTGGGTGGTGGTTTCCAGGCGAACTATCTCATGTCGCCCGTACCCGGAATAGCGTAagtttaaactaaaattaaactcTTACTTATAACAATTTAAATGAATGTGTCTTTTATTTCTCTACACAGTCCATTCGACAAAATTCCACGTACATTTATACCGCTCATGTGGGCCGAAGAGCGCGTACGAGTTACACCGGAGATCGCCAGCCAAATCGGTTTGGTGCCACTAATCGTGACACTGGGTCAAGTGGTGACCGGCGTTATGTTCGCCATCGGCACACTGTTCATTTGTTGGTATCCAACAAAATATATGTCACAACTCTGTCGTGATCCGAAGAGTAAAAACGCGCTACTCAATCCAATTGTTAATAGCACAACCCGATCGATAGCGCTGACGCCGCAAAGAAAGCTACAGAGAGGAGGTGTGTCGCTGTTGGGCTACAACCAAAACCGTGAAGTCTTACAAAATGATGTGCTGTTAAGCAAAAGCTTACTGCGACCCGCAACACCGCGTTGTGATGTGATAAGTAGATAGTAGGTATTATGTTTGTTAGTAGAAACCGTAtgtagtagtttttttttatcttttcaaATGCGCCTTAGTGTGCGCCTGCCATTGTTGAATGCAACTAGGAGACAAAGCAAGTAAAGCTTAAGTTTCTAATAATGCAGTTCcacttaattatatataaatatatgtaaattatgaaATGCAACCTCATAAACAGTAGTTAAAGTAATTTCTAGCATATACGCGTTATTcatatgtaaaatttatataacataattttttcatttgtcacattGTCATTGTCATCACCGCAATGGCGTCCATGTATACAAATGACATttgtataacaaaataattataaacaaataacaaacaataaaaaaatgcagcGCAAAATGACAATTTAGTGCACGAAGCCCCGAGACATATATACAAATCCATACGTCTATTGTATTGCTATTATAAGTAATTTTGCATTTGTTCAAAAACCTTTACGTCATACCTACACtgttaatttatacaaaaaaaaaaaatttattggcattaaaaattaaaatagtttattaaaGACTTTTCATGCGCCCCAATCTTTTAAGTATCATGTCTtcatacaataaatacatacatacaaacatattcacACATAAGTGAAATAGTCACTCTCTTCTCTAGTTTGTAAGACTCAAAATCAAAAAGTATTTTCCATCGAACTGAAATTGTGTGtccttttttgaaattaaaaaacaaaaaatagattaaataatatttaagtacAAAGCTGgcctttttcattattttcccgTATACCGTTAACGTGAAACAAAATGGAACAGCAAAACGTGATAAGGTGAAAGCTTAGAAACCAAAAGatgaaattatttaatgtaataaaatacttattacttgaataaaatgtaaaacgaaaattcaaatatttatagcaattgttttattattctaCTAAAGGAGGTGATATGTAGATATTTGGAAAAGAGGTTTAAACCAATTTTGTATATgtttctttttcttatttttataacctttaAACGCCCGAATTTGCAGCTGAATTTTTtaccccgaacagggtatattaggtttgccgcCAAGTTTTTAACACTCAGCAAGAaatgtcggagatcctataaagtatttatgtttatatataaatgattagcgtgacgagctgagttgatttagccagaactaaattaaaaattttcacacgtccttttctcccccaGAAACTGCACGTTTAtcgaaaccaccgatatcggaacactataggatatagctgccatacaaactgattgatcaaaatcaagtcttggtctgaaaaattttttaattgtcaagatatcttcatgaaatttagcaCAGAGAACTATGAACCCTCTCTCTATACGGTTCTAATTATAAAAATGGCGAAACGCTCGCCGCTCAAGTttcaaaatgttgcaaaaaatgctctaatttattttgaaatgcacacaatttatttacattaaatgtTAGTCTTTAAATTGTTGAATATTCAACTGTCAGAGTTTTTCGTTCTTTCCATATTAATATGTTTTCCATCTTCCGGGAATTTGTCCACTGATTGAAGAAAACTTACAACCTAATGCGACTCAGCCACATGCTGGTCAAATACAAGCATGCGCTGACAACACCAAAACTGAGCAATGACGGCAATCTGCCGGAGGCATTGCCGGTTTCCGCGCGTTCCAATTCCAATTGATCGGCTAAATCCGCCGGTACGTCCAAATAGACGCGATCTAAGCCGAACGAGAATATGAGCTGCCGTAATTTCGGCACATCAACGAAATCACCAGCCGATGACCAAATGGTGAGTGAGCTGTCGTTCGTCTCATTGACAGCAGCCACCAGCGCCTGCAGTTGGTCCAAACTGTTGGCGGCAATGCCAGCACGTACGGGGAATGTAATTGGATGTTGTTTGGCGGTAACATTATTATTCTAatcaagtaaaacaaaaaaaaaattccctgataacagcaacaatgaaaaagcaaatagtACTTGCTTTGATTGCAAGCAGCATTTCATCGATTTGCTGCTCCGTATAAGCACCTTCTGTGTAATCGGCACCCCAACGTGTCGTCCAACCAATCGAGAGTACGGCAGATTCGAATTTCGCAGCGCCAGCGAAAAAACGCTCCGGATCAACCGGCACTGTGGTGGACTGATTTACAGGTCCGCGAATTATGTCCGCATTCAGCCAAACGGGTTGGGTCATCTAAGCGATACGgtatcagtaaaaaaaaaatttatttctaaataatcaCTCCAAATTGGGCCAGTTGGTTATTATTACGCGTAAAATTTCACCTTGACATTATCCACTTACCAATGGTATCAGTTCACTTAGAATAACCAGCGAGCCTTCAAACACTTCGATGGACTTGAAGTCCAATTTGACACCCTTCCCATCCTCGCCATGCTCCTCATTGTGTTCCAAAATGCGCAACATGAATTCAGCCAATGTGAGATCCGAGGAGTTGGCTGGAGGATGCGCCATCACCGGCAAATCCTCACCAGTATTATTAAGCTTGCCGAGCACAATGTCCGCCTCAATCATGTTTATGTCATCTAAAACACATTCCACATAaaatacaactacaacaaaaaaagccAACTATGCGTATAAGCAACTAAGTGATATGATGTTACGTATACGTCATGGCGACGaagcaaaaattgcacttcttgCTACTCACTGTTGAGCGCCTCGCTTAGCTCTTGCTGACTGTTAACCGCATGCGCCCACGTGATGGCGGTGAGATTGACTTTATCGCTGAGTGTCATTTTGATTAGTGGctggttatataaattcaaTTGTGTTTCATTGAAGTGCAAATCACTGTCTTTATCAATTGACAGAATGTGGTAGGAGtggaaattattattgttgttgttttttacgcTATTCTGCATATGAAATGCAGGCGAAGCATTCACATAaacatagttgttgttgttaaaagctgtaaaaatatttagaagtcCAACTTTTAGATAAATTTGTGATCAAAAATATTACACAGTGGTGGACATATAATTAGGAATACGAATTGACCAacgtaaaaaacataaaatgagATGAAAAGTAACGTATGATTTGATACAATATAATGGaaaattatagatttttttttgtagagttGACTAACATATATTTGCCTTGAGGTTTCCTCTAGCCAATACCGTATAAAAACGCATATCAACATTAGTTTGTTAAAAAAGTAGATTTTCGAGTATTTGCTATGAGAAATAtgcttttaaatacaaaaacaaattatatgagTACGTAAAAGTTTAGACGAGATcataaatgtaaaatgtaaaatgtttgCGTAAACTTCACAAATTATTTAATGGTGTACTAGGTGGTGGTAGCAGTGGAGAAAAGTAAATTAGGTCTTCTTTATAGGGACTTGCTTGCTtgcgttttttaattttattgcagctAAATCTTTGTTATAAAGCTTCCAGGTTAGTGGTTAGAAGGCGATCCCTACTAATTATTGCCAATCATTAGAAATGTCGATAGAGGAAAGATACAGTTTGAATTTTCAGCGTAAGTAtcagtgataaaaaaaaaaattgtacatcgCAGGCGAACGACCGATGAGAATGGCAGCGCAGACTTTTCGAAGTGTCTGTCTTTCACTCGATAGTTTGTAGACTCAACCTTGACGGCTGAGAAAACTTATAACAATGTGCTTAGAAATTAGGCAGCAAATTTGTGGAGGACTAGATGGATTATATGACATATAAGTCACATTAAAAAGACTAACTAATGAGCTGCCTACCCTTTACACAATAGTTACCAAATATGAGCAAAACTCTTTCAAACCTAAATATACTAAATGGGAATCGGTTGCCCATGAACCCGGATTTCCCCTCCGTATTCGTATTGTATTGCTTTGCAAGTGTTTCATTAAGTAGTTTCACTCATTAGCTTGTAACGTGGCTACAATGTAATTTTCAAAGCATCTAAATTGCATTCGGTCCACATTTATGGCTGCAAAAGTACACATATAATCGTAATCATACGGCTACATGTGAAAAGCTAATTGCAACAGCTGCTTAAGAACGATGCGATGTGAAATTTCTACCTACGCGCTCTCACAATAATTGCTAGCAATCACCTGGCAGCACATACAAAAGTAGTGTGCGAAACAAAGGGGTGAGTATTCCAGCTGGCATGCAGAAAAGTAATGCTCTTTGTCGACCATTCACAAACTAAATAGCGAACAGCTGACATGCATACACTACCTATAGGCGAAGGTACCCTGCAGGGAAATGCGAAATGATGAGACAAATGTAGTGCTCGGCGATGACTGCAATTAGCTCTAATTTATACTaattaagaataatttaaaaatatttcgtgcTTAATGTAAGGAGTACGACTGTTGTAATGACATTAAATTAATGCGCAAAATGCTTTCACTTGCCGACTTTGCTGTCGTAAAAAGTTGTAAATAGAGAGATATCTGCTCCAGTGGCGATGAGAGTGATTAAtgcacataaataataaaaaatattttataatatatttttactttgacACTATTTGAACCATAACCTCACAAATACATAATAAATGCGAATGCTCTaggaaatattataaatacttcGGTGATAGCCGGGCGAGCTAATTTACTACATTTTCATGTGATTTATTTGTATGGGCGGCAAAGCAAAAATATGCAGTGAGTGTCATTTGACACGTTCGGTTGCGCTTATGACAAGAAGCATGTGAATTTCCCGGCagggtatgtacatacatacatgttgtatatcatataataatattaatatatgtatataataacaaaaatgtttatatcGCAGTATAGAAATATGCaagcaaaattcaaaaagaTAATACAAATGAGTAATTGTTTGCTTACTTatcaaaaatacacatacatatatacatatatgcataaagaTATTGTAAGTAAATAAAGTATAAGAACTATGATATATGAGATAaggcatacaagtatttactatTAAGACAGTGAGTTAGAACTACATTTGCCTGTTTTACAGTTATAAGCACATaccatagatacatacatacatacataccagtGTATAAGCACATTCATagatacacgtacatatatgcatagaaAGCTTTCGCACAGAAAATTTACAAAGCAGAATA from Bactrocera oleae isolate idBacOlea1 chromosome 3, idBacOlea1, whole genome shotgun sequence includes the following:
- the LOC106615583 gene encoding protein FAM151B isoform X4; the encoded protein is MQNSVKNNNNNNFHSYHILSIDKDSDLHFNETQLNLYNQPLIKMTLSDKVNLTAITWAHAVNSQQELSEALNNDINMIEADIVLGKLNNTGEDLPVMAHPPANSSDLTLAEFMLRILEHNEEHGEDGKGVKLDFKSIEVFEGSLVILSELIPLMTQPVWLNADIIRGPVNQSTTVPVDPERFFAGAAKFESAVLSIGWTTRWGADYTEGAYTEQQIDEMLLAIKNNNVTAKQHPITFPVRAGIAANSLDQLQALVAAVNETNDSSLTIWSSAGDFVDVPKLRQLIFSFGLDRVYLDVPADLADQLELERAETGNASGRLPSLLSFGVVSACLYLTSMWLSRIRL
- the LOC106615583 gene encoding protein FAM151B isoform X2; amino-acid sequence: MCCSGPILAVSTNEQLFAFNNNNYVYVNASPAFHMQNSVKNNNNNNFHSYHILSIDKDSDLHFNETQLNLYNQPLIKMTLSDKVNLTAITWAHAVNSQQELSEALNNDINMIEADIVLGKLNNTGEDLPVMAHPPANSSDLTLAEFMLRILEHNEEHGEDGKGVKLDFKSIEVFEGSLVILSELIPLMTQPVWLNADIIRGPVNQSTTVPVDPERFFAGAAKFESAVLSIGWTTRWGADYTEGAYTEQQIDEMLLAIKNNNVTAKQHPITFPVRAGIAANSLDQLQALVAAVNETNDSSLTIWSSAGDFVDVPKLRQLIFSFGLDRVYLDVPADLADQLELERAETGNASGRLPSLLSFGVVSACLYLTSMWLSRIRL
- the LOC106615583 gene encoding protein FAM151B isoform X3; amino-acid sequence: MRFYTVLARGNLKANISFNNNNYVYVNASPAFHMQNSVKNNNNNNFHSYHILSIDKDSDLHFNETQLNLYNQPLIKMTLSDKVNLTAITWAHAVNSQQELSEALNNDINMIEADIVLGKLNNTGEDLPVMAHPPANSSDLTLAEFMLRILEHNEEHGEDGKGVKLDFKSIEVFEGSLVILSELIPLMTQPVWLNADIIRGPVNQSTTVPVDPERFFAGAAKFESAVLSIGWTTRWGADYTEGAYTEQQIDEMLLAIKNNNVTAKQHPITFPVRAGIAANSLDQLQALVAAVNETNDSSLTIWSSAGDFVDVPKLRQLIFSFGLDRVYLDVPADLADQLELERAETGNASGRLPSLLSFGVVSACLYLTSMWLSRIRL
- the LOC106615583 gene encoding protein FAM151B isoform X1, whose amino-acid sequence is MFEHFDSRNSAYLYLTALLVFAFNNNNYVYVNASPAFHMQNSVKNNNNNNFHSYHILSIDKDSDLHFNETQLNLYNQPLIKMTLSDKVNLTAITWAHAVNSQQELSEALNNDINMIEADIVLGKLNNTGEDLPVMAHPPANSSDLTLAEFMLRILEHNEEHGEDGKGVKLDFKSIEVFEGSLVILSELIPLMTQPVWLNADIIRGPVNQSTTVPVDPERFFAGAAKFESAVLSIGWTTRWGADYTEGAYTEQQIDEMLLAIKNNNVTAKQHPITFPVRAGIAANSLDQLQALVAAVNETNDSSLTIWSSAGDFVDVPKLRQLIFSFGLDRVYLDVPADLADQLELERAETGNASGRLPSLLSFGVVSACLYLTSMWLSRIRL